One genomic region from Arthrobacter sp. YN encodes:
- a CDS encoding glycoside hydrolase family 2 TIM barrel-domain containing protein has protein sequence MTPSPDVNYITDTGPGTGKRVPARSWLHTDAPTLSLNGQWRFRLLTGAPGTPGGRGVLPPGEDIEGIADEALNDSSWDTIPVPAHWVLEGDGRYGRPIYTNVQFPFPANAPHVPDENPTGDYRRTFEVPATWDDAGRTVLRFDGVESRYKVWLNGVEIGVGTGSRLAQEFDVTEALRPGRNVLAVRVHQWSASSYVEDQDQWWMPGIFRDVSIQSRPQKAIDDAWLRTSYTAGSGIIDPEITADISAYPVRLSVPELDVDVVWDSPADVAPVAITGVEPWSAEVPRLYNATVESEGETISLRLGFRTVEIKGDQFLVNGRRVVFHGVNRHETHPDRGRVFDEDFARSDLALMKQFNVNAIRTSHYPPHPRLLDIADEMGFWVILECDLETHGFERHDWVGNPSDDPAWREAYVDRMERTVERDKNHPSIVMWSLGNESGTGSNLAAMSAWTHARDSSRPVHYEGDYTGAYTDVYSRMYSSVPETEAIGRDDSGSLLLGCSAAESARQRSKPFILCEYVHAMGNGPGAIDQYEDLVDRFPRLHGGFVWEWRDHGIRTTTDEGTEFFAYGGDFGEVVHDANFVMDGMVLSDSTPSPGLFEYKQIVSPLRLGFSTEAFDGGTRRYVSVANVRHTADASDVVLRWRTELDGVLADSGELDIVSPAGGQLAAGATTRIALPEPASVGTGEHWLTAEVVLRKDTSWAEAGHVISAAQLELTETRPRLSVPRPAASSERAADVAKGTLSLGPATFEDGRLVSLAGLPVSGPRLELWRAPTDNDAGAGRGSYDHADPWLNNGNGTPAPSMEAVWRAAGLDRLTGRVEKVSADESGVVVQTRYAAADAAQWVSVEENWQLSGGELFLRVDIVPSTGWDIIWPRVGVRFELPGSVDQASWFGAGPRESYPDSMHATLVGRYAAGIDDLTVPYAKPQESGHRSAVRSLDLQQAGQPWLTLDAAPDSRGRLPGFTLSRHSAQEISAAGHPHELPASKGSFLYLDAAQHGLGSRACGPDVWPEYALRPEARTLTFRITDAGRPS, from the coding sequence ATGACCCCGTCACCCGACGTCAACTACATCACCGACACCGGCCCCGGTACCGGCAAGAGAGTCCCGGCCCGGTCCTGGCTGCACACTGACGCCCCCACACTGTCCCTCAACGGCCAGTGGCGGTTCCGGCTTCTCACTGGCGCTCCCGGTACGCCGGGCGGACGCGGAGTCCTTCCTCCCGGGGAGGACATCGAAGGCATTGCTGATGAAGCATTGAACGATTCCAGCTGGGACACCATCCCTGTTCCGGCCCACTGGGTCCTGGAAGGGGACGGCCGCTACGGGCGCCCCATCTACACCAACGTCCAGTTTCCCTTCCCTGCCAATGCGCCGCACGTCCCGGATGAGAACCCCACCGGCGACTACCGCCGTACATTCGAGGTCCCGGCGACCTGGGACGATGCCGGGAGGACGGTACTGAGGTTCGACGGCGTCGAGTCCCGCTACAAGGTATGGCTCAACGGCGTCGAAATCGGCGTTGGAACGGGCAGCCGGCTGGCGCAGGAATTTGATGTGACCGAAGCACTCCGCCCGGGACGCAACGTGCTGGCTGTCCGCGTCCATCAATGGTCGGCCTCGAGTTATGTGGAGGACCAGGACCAGTGGTGGATGCCGGGCATCTTCCGCGACGTCAGCATCCAGTCCCGCCCTCAGAAGGCCATCGACGACGCCTGGTTGCGGACCTCCTACACCGCCGGCTCAGGCATTATCGACCCTGAAATCACCGCGGACATTTCTGCCTACCCGGTTCGGCTGTCAGTTCCGGAACTGGACGTCGACGTCGTCTGGGACTCCCCTGCCGACGTCGCCCCGGTGGCGATCACCGGCGTCGAACCGTGGTCCGCAGAGGTTCCGCGCCTGTACAACGCAACGGTGGAAAGCGAAGGCGAGACCATCTCGCTGCGCCTGGGTTTCCGTACCGTGGAGATCAAGGGTGACCAGTTCCTGGTGAACGGCCGGCGTGTGGTGTTCCACGGAGTCAACCGGCACGAGACGCACCCGGACCGCGGCAGGGTCTTCGATGAAGACTTCGCCCGGTCCGACCTTGCCCTGATGAAGCAGTTCAACGTCAACGCGATCCGGACCAGCCACTACCCGCCGCACCCGCGCTTGCTGGACATTGCGGATGAGATGGGTTTCTGGGTGATCCTCGAATGCGATCTGGAGACCCACGGCTTTGAACGGCACGACTGGGTGGGCAACCCCAGCGACGACCCCGCGTGGCGCGAAGCCTACGTAGACCGGATGGAACGCACGGTGGAGCGGGACAAGAACCACCCCTCAATCGTCATGTGGTCCCTCGGCAACGAATCCGGCACGGGTTCGAACCTGGCGGCAATGTCGGCGTGGACCCATGCCCGGGACAGCAGCAGGCCCGTCCACTACGAAGGTGATTACACCGGCGCTTATACGGACGTCTACTCGCGGATGTACTCCTCCGTTCCCGAAACTGAAGCGATTGGCCGCGACGATTCCGGCTCGCTCCTGCTGGGCTGCTCCGCGGCTGAGTCCGCCCGGCAGCGGAGCAAACCGTTCATCCTCTGCGAGTACGTACACGCGATGGGCAACGGTCCGGGCGCGATCGACCAGTACGAAGACCTGGTGGACCGTTTCCCCCGGCTGCATGGCGGCTTCGTCTGGGAATGGCGCGATCACGGCATCCGCACCACGACGGACGAGGGCACGGAGTTCTTCGCCTATGGCGGCGACTTCGGCGAGGTTGTGCACGACGCCAACTTCGTGATGGACGGCATGGTGCTCTCCGACTCCACGCCCAGCCCTGGCCTCTTCGAGTACAAGCAGATTGTCTCTCCCCTGCGCCTGGGCTTCTCTACGGAAGCGTTCGACGGCGGCACGCGCCGTTACGTCTCCGTCGCCAATGTGCGGCACACGGCGGACGCGTCCGACGTCGTGCTGCGTTGGCGTACCGAGCTGGATGGTGTTCTTGCTGATTCCGGTGAGCTGGACATCGTATCGCCGGCCGGCGGGCAGCTCGCAGCTGGTGCCACGACACGGATAGCTCTGCCTGAGCCCGCATCCGTGGGAACCGGTGAGCACTGGCTGACAGCGGAGGTTGTCCTCCGCAAGGACACCTCCTGGGCTGAGGCCGGCCATGTGATCTCTGCGGCGCAGCTCGAACTGACCGAAACCCGTCCCAGACTGAGCGTCCCCCGCCCTGCGGCATCCTCCGAACGTGCGGCTGACGTTGCCAAGGGAACGCTTTCGCTGGGCCCTGCCACCTTTGAGGACGGCCGCTTGGTCTCCCTTGCCGGATTGCCGGTCTCCGGTCCGCGGCTGGAGTTGTGGCGCGCGCCCACGGACAACGACGCCGGTGCGGGCCGTGGCAGCTACGACCACGCCGATCCGTGGCTTAACAACGGCAACGGCACTCCTGCCCCGTCCATGGAAGCGGTGTGGCGAGCTGCTGGCCTGGACCGGCTCACAGGCCGGGTGGAGAAGGTTTCTGCCGACGAATCCGGGGTTGTGGTCCAGACCCGCTACGCCGCTGCGGATGCTGCCCAGTGGGTGTCCGTCGAGGAAAACTGGCAGCTTTCCGGTGGCGAACTGTTCCTGCGCGTGGACATCGTCCCCAGCACTGGCTGGGACATCATCTGGCCACGGGTAGGTGTCCGTTTCGAGCTGCCCGGGTCCGTGGACCAGGCGTCGTGGTTCGGCGCCGGACCACGGGAATCCTACCCGGACAGCATGCACGCCACTCTGGTGGGACGGTACGCGGCGGGCATCGATGACCTCACGGTGCCGTACGCCAAGCCTCAGGAGTCGGGACACCGCAGTGCTGTCCGCTCGCTTGACCTGCAGCAGGCCGGGCAGCCCTGGCTGACGCTTGATGCCGCCCCGGACTCCCGTGGCCGCTTGCCCGGGTTCACTCTTTCCCGGCACTCCGCGCAGGAGATCTCGGCGGCTGGTCACCCGCACGAGTTGCCGGCAAGCAAGGGCAGCTTCCTGTATCTCGATGCGGCCCAGCACGGCCTCGGATCCAGGGCGTGTGGACCGGATGTTTGGCCGGAGTACGCGTTGCGCCCTGAAGCCCGGACGCTGACGTTCCGCATCACTGACGCCGGCCGGCCGAGCTAG
- a CDS encoding cystathionine gamma-synthase, producing the protein MSATNNAGFNTRAVHAGQAFEPRTGAVVPPLHFSSTYAQDGIGNLRSGYEYGRGGNPTRDALQEQLAALEGGTAAFSFGSGLAAEDSLIRAIARPGDHIVLGNDAYGGTYRLINRVLGDWGIGNTPVDMSDLDAVAAAVAANNTRIVWVETPSNPMMKITDIEALAAVAHDAGALLVVDNTFASPYLQTPLALGADVVVHSTTKYIGGHSDVVGGAIVVKDDELAEKIGFIQFAVGAVSGPMDAFLTTRGLKTLGVRMDRHSDNGQAVAEWLLQRPEVEAVLYPGLPDHPGHELAAKQMKKFGGMVSVQFKGGEAAARTVAESTSVFTLAESLGGIESLMNYPSEMTHASVKGTELAVPVNLLRLSCGIEEAEDLIADLEQAFAKISNG; encoded by the coding sequence ATGTCTGCCACCAACAACGCCGGGTTCAACACCCGCGCCGTCCACGCCGGACAGGCCTTCGAACCCCGGACCGGTGCTGTGGTGCCGCCGCTGCACTTCAGCTCCACCTATGCCCAGGACGGCATCGGCAACCTGCGGTCCGGGTACGAGTACGGACGCGGCGGCAACCCGACCCGCGACGCCCTCCAGGAGCAGTTGGCCGCCCTCGAAGGGGGTACCGCAGCGTTTTCCTTCGGCTCGGGCCTGGCTGCCGAGGACTCATTGATCCGTGCGATCGCCCGCCCCGGTGACCACATCGTCCTGGGTAACGACGCTTACGGCGGCACCTACCGCCTGATCAACCGCGTCTTGGGCGACTGGGGCATCGGCAACACCCCCGTGGACATGTCGGACCTCGACGCCGTGGCAGCAGCCGTCGCCGCGAACAACACCAGGATCGTCTGGGTGGAGACGCCGTCCAACCCGATGATGAAGATCACCGACATTGAGGCCCTCGCCGCTGTAGCGCACGACGCCGGTGCCCTCCTGGTGGTGGACAACACCTTCGCGTCTCCCTACTTGCAGACTCCGCTCGCCTTGGGTGCTGACGTGGTGGTCCACTCCACGACCAAGTACATCGGCGGCCACTCCGACGTTGTGGGTGGCGCGATTGTGGTCAAGGACGATGAGCTGGCAGAGAAGATCGGTTTCATCCAGTTCGCGGTCGGTGCGGTTTCCGGACCCATGGATGCCTTCCTCACCACCCGCGGACTGAAGACGCTTGGCGTTCGCATGGACCGTCACAGCGACAACGGCCAGGCAGTGGCTGAGTGGCTCCTGCAGCGTCCCGAGGTGGAAGCAGTGCTCTACCCGGGCCTCCCGGACCACCCCGGCCACGAGCTCGCAGCGAAGCAGATGAAGAAGTTCGGCGGCATGGTCTCCGTGCAATTCAAGGGTGGCGAAGCAGCGGCACGCACGGTCGCCGAATCCACCTCGGTGTTCACGCTCGCGGAATCGCTGGGTGGCATCGAGTCCCTGATGAACTACCCGTCGGAGATGACCCACGCCTCCGTGAAGGGCACCGAACTGGCGGTTCCGGTCAACCTCCTGCGCCTTTCCTGCGGGATCGAGGAAGCCGAGGACCTGATCGCCGACCTTGAGCAGGCTTTTGCCAAGATCAGTAACGGCTGA
- a CDS encoding MFS transporter, whose protein sequence is MTPPEKTVQAKTAGAPTGKRRRLHPAWIVAAVAFLALVGAAGFRAAPGVLMVPLQEEFGWSTTVLSLAVSINLVLFGLTAPFAAALMERFGIRKVTSLALCLIGLGSALTVFVNQSWQILLTWGLLIGLGTGSMALVFAATIANIWFAKSRGLVIGILTAGSAAGQLVFLPFIAALAQNPGWRGASLLIAAGALAVVPLVLRWLRNSPADVGVLPYGAEEPVTRELREHEADTQAADAGSTAAPDRKPAAGVASDGPPATKDSANAAVRALQVLKRASKVRTFWALAAGFAICGATTNGLIGTHFIPSAHDHGMPETTAAGLLAVVGIFDIVGTIASGWLTDRFNPKVLLAVYYQFRGIGLLVLPLLLGSTVEPSMIIFVVVYGLDWVATVPPTAAICRSVFGADGSVVFGWVFAAHQLGAAVAALLAGVIRDATGHYNYAWLGAAAMCTVAAVISATIRKDAAKKEPVGVA, encoded by the coding sequence ATGACCCCGCCCGAAAAAACCGTCCAGGCCAAAACAGCAGGTGCTCCCACAGGCAAGCGCCGACGACTCCACCCCGCTTGGATCGTGGCAGCGGTGGCATTCCTGGCGCTCGTGGGGGCAGCCGGCTTCCGTGCGGCACCCGGCGTGCTCATGGTTCCATTACAGGAGGAGTTCGGCTGGTCAACCACGGTGTTGTCGCTGGCCGTCAGTATCAACCTGGTCCTGTTTGGCCTGACGGCGCCGTTCGCGGCAGCGCTCATGGAACGCTTCGGCATCCGCAAAGTGACCTCCCTGGCGCTGTGCCTCATCGGTTTGGGGTCGGCCCTCACCGTTTTCGTGAACCAGTCCTGGCAGATCCTGCTGACCTGGGGTTTGCTGATCGGCCTCGGCACAGGCTCCATGGCCCTTGTGTTCGCGGCCACCATAGCCAACATCTGGTTCGCCAAAAGCCGGGGGCTGGTGATCGGGATACTGACCGCCGGAAGTGCCGCCGGGCAGCTGGTGTTCCTCCCCTTCATCGCCGCCCTCGCCCAGAACCCGGGGTGGCGCGGGGCGTCGCTCCTCATCGCCGCCGGTGCGCTCGCCGTGGTCCCGCTGGTGCTGCGCTGGCTGCGGAACTCACCGGCCGACGTCGGGGTCCTGCCGTACGGTGCCGAGGAACCCGTTACGCGGGAGCTCCGTGAGCACGAAGCTGACACTCAAGCAGCCGACGCCGGATCAACCGCGGCGCCGGACCGCAAGCCAGCCGCTGGGGTCGCGTCCGACGGGCCGCCGGCGACGAAGGATTCCGCGAACGCGGCTGTCCGTGCCTTGCAGGTCCTCAAACGGGCCAGCAAAGTACGCACTTTTTGGGCCTTGGCGGCGGGCTTCGCGATCTGTGGAGCAACCACCAATGGACTGATCGGCACGCACTTCATTCCGTCGGCGCACGATCACGGCATGCCCGAGACCACAGCGGCGGGCTTGTTGGCCGTCGTCGGGATTTTTGACATCGTGGGGACCATTGCTTCCGGCTGGCTGACCGACCGCTTCAACCCCAAGGTCCTGCTGGCGGTGTACTACCAATTCCGGGGGATCGGGTTGCTGGTGCTGCCGTTGCTGCTGGGCTCGACCGTGGAGCCGAGCATGATCATTTTCGTGGTGGTCTACGGGCTCGACTGGGTTGCCACCGTGCCTCCCACCGCAGCTATCTGCCGCTCGGTCTTCGGTGCCGACGGCTCTGTGGTCTTTGGCTGGGTGTTCGCTGCCCACCAACTCGGTGCCGCAGTGGCAGCACTGCTGGCCGGAGTCATCCGGGATGCCACCGGTCATTACAACTACGCATGGCTGGGTGCAGCTGCCATGTGCACCGTGGCTGCGGTCATCAGCGCCACCATCCGGAAGGACGCCGCGAAGAAAGAGCCCGTAGGGGTGGCCTGA
- a CDS encoding phosphocholine-specific phospholipase C gives MSSNSPDMVNRSTEVRGFSRRGFLGTAAAATALAATGSLLPPSVQAAMAKPVPPGSLQSIKHVIVLMQENRSFDHYFGSLRGVRGYGDKAVARLRNGKSMFEQPRATGETVLPFSLRKAAELAGRPGTDIQYLGDLDHSFNGTTTAWSNGWCDKWIPAKSASTMTFYERQDIPLQYELADTFTICDAYHCSVNGSTNPNRNYLWSGTTGNEPASTKRAVTNAAYGYDHGGYDWTTYPERLEKAGVSWKIYQDWDNFTDNAVEYFTTFKAIGRKMLASVDGKLRTTEEFYDQLQGKTPAEQDRLLAQLEQGRAALTETERALFDKAMWRGRPDTLLERLSTDIAGGALPQVSWLVPSAADSEHPGASTPVGSANFVYRLLDTVASNPDTWDSTAIFLNFDENDGYFDHVPPPVQPRPASGESTDWTTARPIGLGPRVPMTVVSPWTVGGYVSSEVFDHTSVLRFLERWTGVEEPNISPWRREVCGDLTGVFNFTSPGTPPVLDHPGAVPAKISRWRPNPPAVQVAPIQEPGSRPARPLPYRPQVSATLQSGTGTAALTLTLTNKGTRSTHFTVYGYAGEVTEPRHVDVLGTQKVDFPVNSGAFDVVVTGPNRYQYELKGTTAGAASGVDVTVTGRRGRKAVELELSNNGKATVTVKLESLQYAENNETVKLKAGHTRKIGWDTLEGWYDLQLTSADDETFRRRLTGREEDGREGISG, from the coding sequence ATGTCCTCGAACTCCCCTGATATGGTTAATCGTTCAACCGAAGTGCGAGGGTTCTCCCGCCGCGGCTTCCTCGGCACGGCAGCTGCAGCGACGGCGCTTGCGGCCACCGGGTCCCTCCTGCCGCCCTCGGTTCAGGCCGCCATGGCCAAACCCGTCCCGCCGGGAAGCCTGCAGTCCATCAAGCACGTCATTGTGCTCATGCAGGAAAACCGCTCCTTCGATCACTACTTCGGATCACTGCGTGGGGTCCGCGGCTACGGAGACAAAGCCGTCGCCCGCCTGCGCAACGGCAAGTCCATGTTCGAGCAGCCGCGTGCCACGGGCGAAACCGTGCTGCCGTTCTCCCTGCGCAAAGCAGCCGAACTCGCCGGGAGGCCGGGCACGGACATCCAGTACTTGGGCGATCTGGACCACTCCTTCAATGGCACCACCACGGCGTGGAGCAACGGCTGGTGCGACAAGTGGATTCCTGCAAAAAGCGCCTCCACCATGACCTTCTACGAGCGCCAGGACATCCCCCTGCAATACGAGCTCGCGGATACCTTCACCATCTGCGACGCCTACCACTGCTCCGTCAATGGCTCCACCAACCCCAACCGCAACTATCTCTGGAGCGGCACCACGGGTAACGAGCCCGCCAGCACCAAGCGTGCCGTCACCAACGCAGCCTACGGTTACGACCACGGCGGCTACGACTGGACCACCTACCCTGAGCGCCTGGAAAAGGCGGGCGTCTCATGGAAGATCTACCAGGACTGGGACAACTTCACGGACAACGCCGTGGAGTACTTCACCACGTTCAAGGCGATCGGCCGCAAGATGCTTGCCTCGGTGGATGGCAAACTCCGCACCACCGAAGAGTTTTACGACCAGCTTCAGGGCAAAACACCCGCCGAGCAGGACCGCCTCCTTGCCCAATTGGAGCAAGGCCGTGCAGCCCTCACTGAAACCGAACGGGCACTGTTCGACAAAGCCATGTGGCGTGGCCGTCCGGACACCCTTCTGGAGCGCCTCAGCACAGACATCGCCGGCGGTGCCTTGCCGCAGGTCAGCTGGCTTGTGCCGTCAGCGGCCGATTCCGAGCACCCTGGCGCCTCCACACCGGTTGGCAGCGCAAACTTCGTGTACCGCTTGCTGGATACCGTGGCCAGCAACCCGGACACGTGGGACAGTACGGCGATTTTCCTGAACTTCGACGAGAATGATGGCTACTTCGACCACGTCCCGCCGCCCGTCCAGCCGCGTCCGGCATCGGGCGAGTCCACCGACTGGACCACCGCCAGGCCGATCGGCCTGGGACCGCGTGTGCCCATGACAGTCGTGTCACCCTGGACAGTGGGCGGTTACGTCAGCTCGGAAGTGTTCGACCACACCTCCGTGCTGCGCTTCCTGGAGCGCTGGACCGGCGTGGAGGAACCGAATATTTCCCCGTGGCGACGCGAGGTCTGCGGCGACCTGACCGGCGTCTTCAACTTCACCTCGCCGGGCACGCCGCCCGTCCTTGACCACCCGGGCGCAGTGCCCGCCAAGATCAGCCGCTGGCGCCCGAATCCCCCGGCCGTGCAGGTGGCCCCGATCCAGGAACCCGGCAGCCGCCCGGCCCGCCCCCTCCCCTACCGGCCGCAGGTTTCGGCCACACTCCAGTCCGGCACAGGGACCGCCGCGCTGACGCTGACGCTGACAAACAAGGGAACCCGGTCCACCCACTTCACCGTGTACGGCTACGCCGGCGAGGTCACCGAACCCCGTCACGTGGACGTGCTCGGAACCCAGAAGGTGGACTTCCCCGTTAACTCAGGCGCGTTCGACGTCGTCGTCACCGGCCCCAACCGGTACCAGTACGAACTGAAAGGCACGACGGCGGGTGCCGCGTCCGGCGTCGACGTCACCGTGACAGGGCGGCGCGGCAGGAAAGCCGTGGAACTGGAGCTGAGCAACAACGGCAAGGCAACAGTAACCGTGAAGCTGGAGTCCCTGCAGTACGCGGAGAACAACGAGACCGTGAAGCTGAAGGCCGGGCACACCAGGAAGATTGGCTGGGACACTCTGGAAGGTTGGTACGATCTCCAGCTCACCTCGGCCGATGATGAGACGTTCAGGAGGCGCCTGACCGGGCGTGAAGAGGACGGCCGGGAGGGGATCTCAGGCTAG
- a CDS encoding glycosyltransferase 87 family protein has product MASPLHTAAPTTQRGWILTVAGALTLAVAVWFLYTDYEPALNDFEVYFYGGGKVLEGGDLYAVREGLPFTYPPFAALLFTGLAAMGFFASSLVFILAALVGAGVVAAWLARHYFGLTGWRAAFADYRFRTTALVGAGAILLLGPWRDTFVFGQINIILMGVILADFALYGKARAGEIRWPAGLLIGLAAGVKLTPLAFGLYFLVRRDFKALGWMAAGFFGSIAFAWAVLPQASVDFWTRILPDTGRIGGPAYVDNLSVKGLLLHFGMPDSSLTNVVWLVLSLGLVVLAGLIIKWAVDADENFVAVSATAILMLLISPVSWSHHWVWVAVALPSMAFAMHRVPSRSGRMRTAGWVIVACSTVAFFMTPKNLAVWAGAAEWGKDPQTQWQLMISSLGVVCGIAMLVYWALAYHPSRTRN; this is encoded by the coding sequence GTGGCTTCTCCTTTACACACGGCGGCTCCCACCACGCAGCGGGGCTGGATCCTCACCGTGGCGGGTGCGCTGACCCTCGCCGTGGCGGTGTGGTTCCTCTATACGGACTACGAACCGGCGCTGAACGACTTTGAGGTCTACTTCTACGGCGGTGGCAAAGTCCTGGAAGGCGGCGATCTCTACGCCGTCCGGGAGGGTCTGCCTTTTACCTACCCGCCGTTCGCCGCGCTCCTCTTTACGGGTTTGGCGGCCATGGGCTTCTTCGCCAGCAGCCTGGTGTTCATCCTCGCGGCCTTGGTGGGTGCGGGAGTGGTGGCTGCTTGGCTGGCAAGGCACTACTTCGGCTTGACGGGCTGGCGCGCAGCGTTTGCCGACTACCGTTTCCGGACCACGGCCTTGGTGGGAGCAGGCGCCATCCTGTTGCTGGGGCCTTGGCGGGATACCTTCGTCTTCGGGCAGATCAACATCATCCTGATGGGCGTCATCCTGGCTGACTTCGCCCTGTACGGGAAAGCCCGTGCAGGTGAAATCCGGTGGCCGGCAGGCCTGCTGATTGGCCTGGCCGCTGGAGTGAAGCTCACCCCGCTGGCGTTTGGTTTGTACTTCCTGGTGCGCCGCGACTTCAAAGCACTGGGGTGGATGGCTGCAGGCTTCTTCGGATCCATTGCGTTTGCCTGGGCGGTGCTGCCGCAGGCTTCCGTGGATTTCTGGACCAGGATCCTGCCCGACACCGGCCGGATCGGCGGACCGGCGTACGTGGACAACCTGTCCGTCAAAGGTCTGCTCCTCCACTTCGGCATGCCGGATTCTTCCCTGACCAATGTCGTGTGGCTGGTCCTGTCCCTGGGGCTGGTGGTCCTTGCGGGGCTCATTATCAAGTGGGCCGTGGACGCTGACGAGAACTTCGTTGCAGTATCGGCAACTGCCATCCTGATGCTCCTGATCAGCCCTGTCTCCTGGTCCCATCACTGGGTGTGGGTCGCCGTCGCGCTCCCCAGCATGGCCTTCGCCATGCACCGGGTACCTTCACGTTCCGGCCGGATGCGCACCGCCGGATGGGTGATCGTAGCCTGTTCCACTGTCGCCTTCTTCATGACTCCCAAGAACCTTGCAGTGTGGGCCGGCGCAGCCGAGTGGGGAAAGGACCCGCAGACCCAGTGGCAGCTCATGATTTCCAGCCTTGGCGTGGTGTGCGGTATTGCCATGCTGGTCTACTGGGCGCTGGCGTACCACCCTTCCCGGACCCGGAATTAG
- a CDS encoding winged helix-turn-helix transcriptional regulator, with protein MPLRSDWSARTCSLARGLDVLGDPWGSLVLREIFFGNGRYEAIKQRLEVADNVLSKRLGWLVESGLLARRPYHDGTRTRQEYVLTARGEDALPVLNAIIIWAGKNLDAPSEVSHMKVVHTDCGQATSSADTCTHCGTPLTAANTSWHSFTRSEHPLPLAVAPVTRSPDSLETETPA; from the coding sequence ATGCCTCTCCGTTCTGACTGGTCCGCGCGCACGTGCAGCCTGGCCCGTGGCCTCGATGTCCTTGGCGACCCCTGGGGAAGCCTGGTCCTTCGCGAGATCTTCTTCGGCAATGGCCGGTACGAGGCCATTAAGCAACGCTTGGAGGTTGCGGACAACGTCCTGAGTAAACGGCTTGGCTGGCTGGTTGAGTCGGGTCTACTGGCCCGGCGCCCCTATCACGACGGCACCCGCACCCGGCAGGAATACGTCCTCACCGCCAGAGGCGAGGACGCGCTCCCCGTACTGAACGCCATCATCATCTGGGCCGGGAAGAACCTGGACGCACCCAGCGAGGTGTCCCACATGAAGGTGGTCCACACGGACTGCGGTCAGGCAACATCTTCAGCCGATACCTGCACCCACTGCGGCACCCCGCTGACCGCAGCCAACACCAGCTGGCACAGCTTCACACGCAGCGAGCATCCGCTGCCACTGGCCGTCGCGCCGGTAACCCGCTCACCTGATTCCCTTGAAACGGAGACCCCTGCATGA